The nucleotide sequence ATCCACGGCCGCGGCGTCGGCGCCCCGGTCGCCGTCTGCCTCACCGACGTGCTCGCCGACGGCCTGTCGATGGTCTACTCGTTCTACGACCCCGAGGAGGCGAGCCGCTCCTTGGGCACCTACATGATCCTCGACCACATCCGCCGCGCCCGCGCGCTCGGCCTGCCGTATCTCTATCTCGGCTACTGGGTCGATGGCTCCCGCAAGATGGACTACAAGGCCAAGTTCAAGCCGCAGGAGCGGCTGATGCCGCAGGGCTGGATGCGGGTGGAATAGCCGGCTTGAGACGATCCTCGCCGACGACGGCCTGGGCCCGAGAGCGGTGGACGGCCCCGCTTCATGCGGTCGCCGAGACCGATGCCCGTCTTCCCCGGCGCAGGAGCGCGCCGCCATCGTCGATCGGATTGCCGCCGCTTCCCTGCGGCCGGTGACGATGGTTCACGGCTCGGGCGGTGTGTCCTGGTTGCGCGCCCTCCGCCGGCGGGGATGCCGGTTCGGCGCGGGAGCGCGTCGAGGCGAGAGCCCAGGGGCGGATGGGATCGGGAATACCGGAAGGACGTCGAGGGCCGGTCATGGCAACGAATGTCGGCCTCGCCTTTCTCGCCGGCCTCCTCTCGGTGCTCTCGCCCTGCGTCTTGCCGCTGCTGCCGCTGGTGCTCGCCGCCGCCGCCTCGGAGCACCGACTCGGTCCGGCCGCGCTGGCGGCAGGCCTTGCCCTCTCGTTCGTGGCGGTCGGCCTGTTCGTGGCGACCATCGGCTTCGCCATCGGCCTGGACACCGACGTGTTCCGAACCATCGCGGCGATCCTGCTGGCGCTGCTCGGCCTCGTGCTGCTGGTGCCGCCCGCCCAGACGCGGCTGGCCGTGGCGGCCGGTCCCGTCGGCGATTGGGCCGAGCGGCGCTTCGGCGGATTCTCGACCGCGGGTCTGACCGGCCAGTTCGGGGTCGGCCTTCTTCTCGGCGCCGTCTGGAGCCCCTGCGTCGGTCCGACCCTCGGCGCCGCCTCGCTCCTGGCCGCGCAGGGACGGGATCTCGGCCAGGTCGCGGCGACCATGCTGCTGTTCGGACTCGGTGCGGCCCTGCCGCTCGTCCTGCTCGGGACGCTGTCGCGGGAGGTGCTGCTGCGCTGGCGCGACCGGATGGTGGGGCTCGGCCGTGGCTTCAGGGCGGCGCTCGGCCTGATTCTCGTCGTGACCGGCCTGACCGTCGCTCTCGGCTACGACAGGGCGATCGAGACGGCCCTGGTGTCGGCCTCGCCCGGTTGGCTGACCCGGCTGACGACACGATTGTGAGCGGTGGCCGCGCCGCCCGGCCTCCTCCGTCGGGATAGAGCATCGTCCCGAAAGGTGGCCTCTCGGCGCGCCGGATGCCGTGTGCTCCGGCTGCCCTTGCATGGCTGGACTCCGTTTGCCGTCCGCTCCGCCCTTTTTCCGACGAAATTGTGCACAAATCGGTTGCGCGAAATTATTCTGGCCGGACGCCTCGGACATCATGCCCTCGAAGCTCTCGCAACGCGTCTCCGGTCTCGGGTTCGTCGGCCTCTCCCTCGCTCTGTGGGGAGCGGCCTGCGTGCTGTCGGGGCAGATCGTCTGGGTCTGAGCGCGTCGAGGCGCGGGCTGTCATCCGTCGGGCTGCGACGCCGCGGTGGAGAGTGTCGGCGAACGGGTCATACCAACCGGCGATGATCCCGGCTCCTCGCCGGTTGCCCGCGCGAAGGCGCGGCGGCGGGCGTCCGCCGGACGCAGGGAAGCCGGCCATCGGTCGGCTTCCCTGCAGCCTGGTATCAGACGTTCGGCCGCGTGGCGCTGTACGCTCCGATGAGGAAGCCGCCCTGCAGCGCCGAGAGATAGGCGAACAGCATCAGGACATCGACCACGGTGAGTGTCTGAACGTAGACCTTCGTGAGGATCCAGACCACCATCACGGTCAGGCTGGCGGCAGTGACGGCGCCGAGCCGGAGATAGGATCCCACGGCGAAGCCGGTCAGGATCAGAAGAGACAGGGTGAGCATGACACGCTTCCTTGGCGAGGAGAGCCGTCCCAATCCGCCATTGCGATGAGCCGTCGATCGTGCACGGCCCTCGGCGCAATGCCAAGTTGCCTTCAAGGCTATTTATGTCCAGAAGCGCGCTGAGAAAAGCGCCTCTCATGAAAACAGATCATCGAAAATTGAGAAAATTCGTCTCATCGTGCAAGGTGCGTTGATATTTATATTTGCAAGATGTCGCAGCTTGCCGTTAAGATCTGGCGCATAAGCTTCACTGTTCTTCTTGAAAGATCTTTTTCGGGGCTGCGGTGCCGGCCGGTGGACGCATGGGCAGCGGGGGCGGCGTCGCGCTTCGCCGTCCGACCGACCCGGCAACTTTATGATGCATTCAAGCAACGCATTGGATAAAATCGGCAATATCCGGAATAAGTTGCAAACCATCGATCGAATCGATGGAAATATCTGGATTTATAACAGTTACAAAACATAGATCTTGCATGAGTCATTCACTCCTTGTCATACGGCCCCGGTGATTTTGTTGTGTCTGCTTGGGTCCCTGGCCTGAGTTGAAAACGTCTCGGGGATCATGTGCGAAGATCATGCCGCTTCCGCTCGGCCAGCTCGGCGCGCGGGTTGGACCCGCTGGTAGGAAACCGGACATGGCGTCGCGAGGCGGCACGACATCCCTTCGCGATCGGGCCGCCGTGGCCGGCCGGGTCGTGCTGGCGGCGGGCGGCGGCTACGGCGTCGCCGCGCTCGCCACCGCGCTCCTGTCGCTGACCCTGCCGATGGCGCGTTCGGAGGCGGTGGCGACGGCGACGCTTCTCAGCTTCGCCGTGATGGCGGGAACCGTCGTGCTCGTCTTCGCGACCCGCACGCTCGCGCGGGCGTTCCTCACGGTCGCGGGCACGGCCCTCGTGCTCGGCGGCCTCCTCTGGCTGGCGATGCGGGGGTTCGCGCCATGAAGGGAAGCTTCCGCCGGTCCATGGCGTGGCTGCACACGTGGTCCGGCCTGATCGTCGGCTGGGTGCTGTTTTCCGTCTTCGTCACCGGAACCGCGAGCTACTACCGGGCCGACATCTCCCGCTGGATGCGTCCCGAACTCGTCCGGACCGAGCCGATGCAAGGGGCTACGCAAGGGCCGGAACTCGCCGCCGCCGCCGAGCGCGCGGTGGCCTATCTCGGCGAGCACGCGGCGGCGGCGCGGGGCTGGTTCATCGGCCTGCCGCGGCCCGACCGTCCGGTGCTGGACCTGTTCTGGCGCACCCGCCCCGGCGAGCCGCCGGGCCACGTCATGCTCGATCCGAGGACCGGCGCCGAGGCCGCCGTGCGCGACACCCGCGGCGGCGACTTCCTCTACCGCTTCCATTTCGAGCTGCACATGCCGCCGATCTGGGGGCGCTGGGTCGTCGGCATCTGCGCGATGATCATGCTGATCGCGCTGATCTCCGGCATCGTCACCCACAAGCGGATCTTCTCGGATTTCTTCACCTTCCGGCGGGACAAGGCGCCCCGGCGCAGCTTCCTCGACGCGCACAACGTCGCCGGCGTGCTGGCCCTGCCCTACCACCTGATGATCACCTATACCGGCATCGTCACCCTGGCGACGCTCTACATGCCCTGGGGCGTGACCGCCGCCTACCAGGGCAACGTCCAGGCCTTCTTCACCGAGGCCAACTGGATCACCGCGCCGCGCCCGCCCGCGGGGCGTCCCGCCGTCCCGGCGCCGGTCGGGCCGATCGTCGAGCGCGCGCTGGCTACCGTGCCGGAAACCCTGGAGCGGCTGGCGATCACGAACCATGGCGACGCCAACGCCACCGTGGTGGCGGTGTTCGAGGAGCCGCGCGGCCTTTCGCACGAGCATCCCCAGGTCGCCTTCGACGGCGTCAGCGGCGCGGTGCTGGAGGTGCGCAGCGGCGGCCTCAGGCCCGCGGCCAAGACCTTCACGGTGATGACCGGCCTGCACGAGGGGCACTTCGCCGGCACGGCCCTTCGCCTGCTGTTCTTCCTGTGCGGGCTGATGGGCTGCGCCATGGTCGCCACCGGCCTCGTGCTGTGGTCGTTCGCCCGCCTGCCGAAACCGGGCGAGGCTCCCTTCTTCGGCCTGCGGCTCGTCCAGGCCCTGAACGTCGGCAGCGTCGCCGGCCTGCCGGCGGCGGTGGCGACGTTCTTCCTCGCCAACCGGCTCCTGCCGGTCGATCTCGCCGCGCGCGGGGAGTGGGAGATCCGCGCCTTCTTCGGGGCCTGGATCGCCGTGGCCCTGGCCATGCTCCTCCGCCCGCAGCGCCGGGCCTGGTGCGAGGGGTTCGCGGCGGTGGCGGCGCTCTGCCTCGCGGTCGCGGCCGCCGACATCCTGACGATCCCCGGGCACCCCTTGCGGAGGGGAGGCGGCGACCCGCTGTTCGCGTGGTTCGACGTGGCGATGCTGATGCTGGCGAGCCTGTTCGCCGTGGCGGCCCGCACGGTGCTGCGCTACGAGGGGCCGAAGCGCGAGCGGGGCGCGAAGCCAGCGGCGGCGCCGCTTCCCGCCTCTCCCGCCCGCGCACCGGCACGGCACACGGAGCCGACCCACGCATGACGCCCGCCGTCCTCGCCGCGAATCTCGGCTTCGGTTTCGCCGCGCTCGCCGCCCTCTGCCTCAGCCTGAACCGGCACCACGCCGAGGTGTTCGATCGGCGGGCCGAGCGCGCGGCGGTGCTGCGGCTGCGCGTCTTCGGCTGGTCCGCCATCGCCGTCTCCCTCGCCGTCGCCGGGCTGTGCGAGGGCTGGCACTTCGGCGCCGTGCAGTGGATCGGCGCGCTGACCGGGGCCGGTGTCGCGCTCGTGCTGCTGCTGTCCTTCCGGCCGCGCTACGTCGCCCCGGCGGCGGTCGCCGCCCTCGTCGCGGTGGCGGTGCCGCTCGCCGTTCTCGCCGCCGCGGCCTGATGCGGGCGATCGCGCCGCTGCCGCCCCGGCAGGCCCTCGCCCGGGCGGGCGAGCGCCTCGCCGCGCACGGGTTTCGCGAGGTCGCCCGCAACGGGCGCGGCGACAGCCTCTACCTCGCCCGCGGCGACGGGCCGGAACGGCTGCGTCTCTCGAATCATGCCCGCACGCCGAAGCAGCGGCGCCTCCACCCGGAGGTGATGGCGAGCCTCGTCATCCGTGCGCCGAAGACGGAGGCGCAGGTCGCCGCGATGGTCGAGGCGGCCCTGCGCGATTTCGCGAGCGGGCTCGCCCGCCGTGTCTGAGCCTCACAGCGACGCGCGGGCGGCGCGCGTCCGGCGCCGTTCGGCCGGCATCTCGAACACGCCCGACCACAGCCCCAGGCGGCGGCCCCAGGCGCGCCGGTCCTCGGCGGCGTAAGCCGCGCCGCTCCGGTCGGCGACGGCGTAGCCGTTCCCGATCATCCAGGCGGCGAGGTCGTCCGCCCCGAGGCGGCACAGGGCGATGGCGGCGCCGTCCGCGGCCGGCCCGCGCGGCTCGCAGGTGACGCTCGCCCCGCCGATCCGCGCCGCCAGCGCTCCGGCGGCGGCCCGGCCGCAGGCATAGCCGCGCTCCTGCGCGTCGAAGCAGGTCTGGTCGAGATCCGGCGCGTCGATGCCGTGCAGCCGCAGGCGCCGCCCGCCGATGTCGAGGGTGGCGCCGTCGATCACCGTGGCCGGGCCGCTCACCGGCCGGAGGGCCATCTCGGCGGCGCGGGCCGGAAGCGCCGGAGCGCCCGCCGGCAGGGCGAGGAGCGGGACGAGGAGCACGCCCATCGGCCGGCGCTGGGGGGGGTCGTCGATCTGGTCGGCGGGGCGCTCGCCGGGCGCCGGCGGACTGGCGATGGTGCCGACGAGGCAGGCGGCGTAGATCAGCAGGATGGCGGCGGTGAGCGACATCGGGATCGACCTTGCGAGGCGGGTGACGCGCCGGCCACGGCCGGTGCGCCGACGATGCCGCCTTGTCGCCGAGAGCCTCGCGCGCCGGCCTGACGCCGCCCGTCAGCCTTCCGTCAGCCAGGATCGGGCATCTCCGTCCCGCGCCATTCCTCCGCACGCCATGTCCCGCCTCCTGTTCCGCCTGCTCCTCCTCGCACTGCCCCTGGCGCTCGGCGCGGCCTCCCCGGCCCGATCCGCCTCTGACGGCGAGCGGGCGAGGCAGGCGCTGGAGCGCGGCGAGATCCGCCCGCTCGATGCGGTGCTGGCCGCCGCCCGCGCCGCCGTGCCGGGGGACGTGGTGGCGCTCGACCTCAAGCGCGACGACGGACGCTGGCTCTACAAACTGCGCATCCTCGGCTCCGACGGGCGCCGCCGCGACGTGAAGATCGATGCCCGTTCGCTCAAGCTTCTCGACGTGGACGACGATGATTGAGGGCCGCGTGTCTGGAAGGGCGGCCCCGTGCGCATCCTCGTCGTAGAGGACGAGCCGCGCATCGCGGCCGACATCCGCGGGGGCCTGGAGCGGGCCGGCTACGTCGCCGAGATCGTCGGCGACGGCGAGGCGGCGTGGTTCCGGGCGGAGACCGAGACCTACGACGCCATGGTGCTCGATCTCGGCCTGCCGCGCCTCGACGGCCTCGGCGTCCTGCGCCGCCTGCGCGCCGCGGACGTCGCCCTGCCGGTCCTGATCCTCACCGCCCGCGACGGCTGGCGCGAGCGGGTCGAGGGGATCGACGCGGGTGCCGACGACTATCTCGTCAAGCCGTTCCGGATGGAGGAACTGGCGGCGCGGCTGCGCGCCATCCTGCGCCGCACCGCCGGGCACGCTTCAGCCGTGCTGCGAGCGGGCGCGGTCGAACTCGATACCCGCACCCGCGCGGTCTCGGTGGCGGGGCGGGAGACCGACCTCACCGCGCTGGAATACCGCCTGCTCGCCTTCCTGCTGCACCGCCAGGGGCAGGTCGTGCCGGCGGGCGAGCTGCTCGACCATCTCCATGGCAGCGACAGCGACCGCGAGGCCAACGCGCTCGAAGCCCTGCTCACCCGGCTGCGGCGCAAGCTCGGCCCCGGCATCGTCGAGACCCGCCGCGGCCACGGCTACCTCGTCCCGGCCGACACGCCCGGCGTGCCGTGAAGCGCGACTCCCTGCGCCTGCGGCTCGGGCTCGCCGCCGCGGGGCTGATCGCCCTGGCGCTGGCGCTGGCCGGCATCGGGCTGACGCTGATCCTCGACCGGGTGCTCGACGCCCGTACCGCCGACGGCCTCGACCGCACCGCCAAGTTCATCGCCGGCCAGGTCGTCCTGGCGCCGGACGGCACGCTGCGCCTGCCGAGCGAGCCGCCGGACTCGCGCTTTTCCGCGCCCTATGGCGGTCTCTACTGGCAGGTCGAGCGCCGGGATGCCGGATCGGACGGGGCTCCTCTGCGCTCGCGCTCGCTCTGGGACCGCGGCCTCGGCACGGTGCCCGACGCCGCGCAGGAGCCGGCGGTCGGCGATCTCGCCGGGCCCGACGGCGGGCGGCTCGTCGCCGTGACCCGGCGCGTCACGATCCCCGGCAACGGCGGCGCGGTGCCGCTCGCCGTCACCGTGGCCGAGGACCGCCGCGATCTGGCCCAGAGCCGCGCCACCTTCCTGCGCCTGCTGGTGCCCTCCCTCGGCGCCCTGTTCGCGGCGCTGACGCTGGCGATGTCGCTGTTCGTGCGCCGGGCATTGGCACCCTTCCGCACCTTGCAGGCGGACCTCGCCGCGGTTCATGCCGGGATGCGGGCCAGGCTCCCCGAGACCTTCCCGGAAGAGGTGCGCCCGCTGGTGGCCGACCTCAACCGCCTGCTCGACGCACAGGAGCGGGATCTGTCGCGCGCCCGGACGGGCGCCGGCGACATGGCGCACGGCCTCAAGACGCCGCTGGCGGTGCTCGACGCCCTGGCCCGCCGCACGGAGGGGCGCGATCCGGCGCTTGCCGCGGAGATCGCCGAGCAGGCCCGGGCCATGGGCCGGCAGGTGGAGCGGACGCTGGCGCGCGCGCGGGCCGCCTCGGGCGGCCTGCGGCGGCGCGCCTGCCCGGTCGTCCCGGTGATCGAGCGGATCGTCGGCGCCCTGAAGCGGCTGCCCGAGGGCGAGGCCTTGCGCTGGGAGATCGTCGTGCCGGGCGGGCTCGGGTTCCCCGGCGACGAGGGCGATCTCACCGAGATCCTGGGCAACCTCTCGGACAATGCCCGCAAATGGGCGCATCGCCGCATCGTCGTTTCGGGGCGCGAGGCGGACGGGGAGGGCTGCCTCGCGATCGAGGACGACGGGCCCGGCATGAGCGCGGCGGCGATCGCCGGCATCGCCCGAGGCCGGCGCTGGGACGAGACCCGCCCCGGGACCGGTTTCGGCATCGCCATCGCCCGGGATCTCGCGGAAGGGGCCGGGGCGCGGTTGGAATTCGGCCGTTCGAGCCTCGGTGGCCTGCGGGTGGCACTGCGCTGGCCGGTCCGGACGGCGTGACACGCTCCGCCCGTCCCGCCGCTGCCCCTCAGGCGGCGTGCCCGAGCGCTCCGAGCAGATCGGACCGGCAATAGGGTTTCGGCAGGAAGCGGCCCGCGTCCGGCAATTCGCCGCCCGTCGGCCGGATCCGGCCCGAGGTGACGACGAGCCGGATATGCGGCCAGCGCGCCCGCACCCGCGCCGCGAGCGTGAGGCCGTCCATCGAGCCCGGCATGTCGATGTCGGTGAACAGGGTGCCGAAGGCCTGCGCCCGTCCTTCCAGGAGCCGAAGGGCCGCGTCGGCGTCGGGCGCCTCGACCACCGGCAGGCCGGCATCCTCCAGCATGTCCACGGCGACCATGCGCACGAAACACTCGTCCTCGACCACGAGGATCCGGGACTCGGTGAGCGGATCGATGGGCGGATCAGGAAGCTTGGGCTGAAGGGACATCGGATCAGGGAGCAAGCTGAGCGAGGACGGGAGCGGACTGTCCTTTCTAAAGGTCGTAGCCGGAATTGGTTTCAGCGGAGCCGCAGAAGAACCGGCGAAAATTCGCAAGACCAGTTCGCGGGAGCTTTTCCCGCAGAGGCGCGCCGATCGGCCGACGGCGCGGGCCGGTGGGCACGGCTCCGAACGCGTGTTGACACGGCAAGCCTTCAGGATGCCGATCCGCCCCGTCCGCACCCTCCGCCGTCATTCCGGGGCGCCGCAGGCGAACCCGGACCCGAAGGGGCGCGCGAAGCGTGCACCCCACGACGGGCCGCGACGGTCTGCTCCGGTCGCGCGTCACGGGGGGATTTCCGGGTTTCGCCGCACGACCCCGGAATGACGGACAAGGGCAAGAGGAGCGAGGGCAAGAGGAGCGAGGGCAAGAGGAGCGAGGGCAAGAGGAGCGATGTTCAAAAGCCGTGTATCCGGGTTTGCAGCCCCGGCGGCCGGTGCCGTGCGTGTTGCCACCCCCGGGCCTTTGCATTAGGGAGCCCGGCTGACGGGTGCCGGTAGCCCGCTGCGACGCTCCCTTTCATGACGCTGCCCTCGAACCTTCCCGCCACCGTCCGTGCCGGATGCGGGATTTGCCCGTCGTGCCGTCGCCCTCGTCTCGAACGCCTGCCGCTGTCCCCTGACCCGACGACGGGCGCGGGCATCGTGGCGATGCGGCCGTCCGCCCGGACCGCCGCCTTCGAGCCCATCGTCTCGGAGATCCGCCTTGGCGTCTGAGCCGCAGGACCAAATCGGTCAAAACCGAAGCGGCGACAGGCCGCCCACGGCCGCCCCGGCCCTGCCGAAGGTCGCCACCGGCATCGCCGGCTTCGATACCATCACCTTCGGCGGCCTGCCGAAGGGGCGGCCCTCGCTGATCTGCGGCGCGGCCGGCTGCGGCAAGACGCTGTTCGCGACGACCTTCCTCGTCAACGGCGCCACCCGCTTCGACGAGCCCGGCGTGTTCGTGAGCTTCGAGGAGCGCGCCGAGGATCTCGTCGCCAACGTCGCCTCCCTCGGCTACGACCTCGACGGCCTGGTGGCGCAGGGCAAGCTCGCCATCGACCACGTGCGGGTCGAGCGCAGCGAGATCGAGGAGACCGGCGCATACGACCTCGAAGGCCTGTTCATCCGCCTCGGCTTCGCGGTGGATTCGATCGGCGCCAAGCGCGTCGTGCTCGACACCATCGAGACGCTGTTCGCGGGCTTCTCCGACGAGACGGTGCTGCGCGCCGAGCTGCGCCGCCTGTTCGGCTGGATCAAGGAGCGCGGGCTCACCGCCATCATCACCGGCGAGCGCGGCGACGGCCAGCTCACCCGCCAGGGGATGGAGGAATACGTCTCCGACTGCGTGGTGCTGCTCGACAACCGCGTCGAGGACCAGATCACGACCCGGCGCCTGCGCGTGGTGAAGTACCGCGGCTCGGCCCACGGCACCAACGAATACCCCTTCCTGATCGACGCCGAGGGCATCAGCGTCCTGCCGGTCACCTCGGCCGATCTCGACTACACGGTCGCGGAGGGCGTGGTTTCCACCGGCATCGCCGGCCTCGACGCGATGCTCGAACCCGGCGGCTTCCACCGCGGCACCAGCATCCTGATCTCGGGCGAGGCCGGCACCGGCAAGACCATGATCGTCTCCAGCATGGCCGACGCGGCCTGCCGACGGGGCGAACGCTGCATGGCCTTCGTGTTCGAGGAGAGCGGCGACCAGATCTGCCGCAATGCCCGCTCCATCGGTCTCGACCTCGCCCGCCACGTCGAGGCGGGGCTGCTGCGGTTCGAGGCGGCGCGCCCGAGCCTCTACGGCCTGGAGATGCACCTGGCGCGCATGCACCGGGACATCGACCGGTTCGCGCCCTCCCTGGTGGTGATCGATCCGCTCTCGGCGCTGCGCGGCCCGCCGGCCGAGTTGCAGGCGACGATGCTGCGCATGGTCGACATGCTCAAGAGCCGCGGCATCACCGCCGTGTTCACCAGCCTGCGCGAGGATGGCGGGCTCGACCGGGACGACACCATCGGCGTCTCCTCGCTGATGGATGCCTGGGTCAAGCTGGTCAACGTCGAGGCCGACGGCGAGCGCTCGCGCACGCTCTACGTCATCAAGGCCCGCGGCATGCGCCACTCGAACCAAGTGCGCGAATTCGTGATGTCGGGCGACGGGATCGCGCTGATCGACGCCTATATCGGTCCGGCGGGCGTGCTCACCGGCACGGCCCGGGTGGTGCGGGAGGCGGAGGAAGCCGCTGCCGCCCTGCGCCGCGAGCAGGAGAACCACCGCCGCCAGCGCGAGGCCCTGCGGCGGCGCCGGTCGCTGGAGCGGCAGATCGAGGAGTTGCGCGCCGGCCTGGAAGCCGTGGAAGAGGAAGAGGCGGTGCTCTTGAGCGAGAACGAGATGCGCGAGGCGATGCTGGCGAGCGGGCGGCGCACCCTCGCCGCTCGCCGGGGAGGCACGAAATGACCGGGTCCGAGCCGATGGACGACGGCGCCGACGGGGCGGTCGACGACGGTCATTACCACCTGCGTCTCTACGTGGCCGGACAGACCGCCAAGTCGCTCGCGGCCATGGCCAACCTCAAGCGGTTCTGCGAGGAGCACCTCGCCGGCCACTACGACATCGAGGTCATCGACCTGATGAAGAACCCGCAGCTCGCGGCCGGCGACCAGATCCTGGCGATCCCGACCCTGGTGCGGCGCCTGCCCGCACCGCTCAAGCGCATCATCGGCGACCTGTCCAACACCGAGAAGGTGCTGGTCGGCCTCGACATTCGGCCCAAGGGCGTCGCATCGAAGGTGGGCGGGCCTTGAGCGGGACGGGGGCCATGGGCGGCGGGACCGCCGGGCGCACGCATCTGCGCCTCTACGTCGCCGGCACCTCGCCGCGCTCGACCCGCACCATCGAGAGCGTGCGCCGGCTGTGCGAGGGCCGGCTCGGGGGGGCCTGCGATCTGGAGGTCGTCGACATCTACCAGCAATCCGCCCTCGCGGGCGCCGACGGCGTCGTGGCGGCACCGACCCTGGTGCGTCTCGCCCCCCTCCCCGCCCGACGCATCGCCGGCGACCTGAGCGACGAGCGGCGCATCCTCGACGGGCTCGGCCTGCAGGGATTCGTGCGGGACGATCCGCGGGAAGGGCTCCCCGCGGCCGTCGCCGGTGGCGCCGATGAGCGCTGACGCCGCCCCCGACGCCCTCGGCGAGGCGCAGGCGCGCATCCGCGAGCTCGAGACGCGGCTGGAAGAGGTCGAGGACACCCTCTCGGCGATCCGCCGGGGCGATTTCGACGCCATCGTGGTCGAGGGACCCGGCGGCGAGCGGCTGGTCTACACCCTGGAGAACGCCGACCGGCCCTATCGGGTGCTGATCGAGCAGATCCAGGAGGGCGCCTTCACCCTCGGGCCCGACGGGGCGCTGCTCTACTGCAACCGGCGGCTCGCCGAGATCCTGGGCAGCCGGCAGGAACGGCTGATCGGCCAACCGCTCGCCCGCTTCGCCGCCAACGGCCAGGGTGCGGCGCTCGCCGCCCTGGTGGCACAGGCGGCGCAGGGGCCGGCGCGCGGCGAGATCGCCCTGCGCGACGAGGCCGGCACCGAGCGGCCGGTCTACCTGTCGCTCGCCCGCCTCGACGGCGACGGCGACGCCCTGCTGCTGTGCGGCGTGCTGACCGACCTCACCGCCGAACGGCGGCGCCTGCGCGAACTCGCCGAGACCAACGAGCGCCTGCGCGCCGAGGTGGCCGAGCGCGAGCGGATCGAGGAGGCCTTGCGCCAGTCGCAGAAGATGGAGGCGGTCGGCCAGCTCACCGGCGGCGTCGCCCACGACTTCAACAACCTGCTCACCGTCATCAAGTCCTCGACCGACCTGCTGAAGCGTCCCGACCTCGCCGAGGAGCGCCGCCGCCGCTACGTCGATGCGATCTCCGACACGGTGGGACGCGCGGCCAAGCTGACGGGTCAGCTCCTCGCCTTCGCCCGGCGCCAGGCGCTCAAGCCCGAGGTGTTCGACGTGGGCCGCGGCGTCGCCGCGGTGGCCGACATGGTCGGCACGCTGACCGGCGCGCGCATCCAGGTGAAGACCCTGATCGAGCCCTGCTTCGACGCGGCGGGCGAGCCGTTCGCCTGCCTCGTGGAGGCCGATCCGAGCCAGTTCGACACGGCGCTGGTCAACATGGTGGTCAATGCCCGCGACGCCATGGACGGCGAGGGCACGCTCACCATCCGCGTCGGCCACGCCGCGCAGATCCCGGCCCTGCGCACCCATCCGGCGGTGCCCGGCGACTTCGTGGCGGTGTCGATCTCCGATACGGGGTCGGGCATCGCGCCGGCCGACCTGTCGCGGATCTTCGAGCCGTTCTTCACGACGAAGGGGGTCGGCCAGGGCACCGGACTCGGTCTCTCCCAGGTGTTCGGCTTCGCCAAGCAGTCGGGCGGCGACATCGCGGTGGAGAGCGTGCTCGGCCAGGGGACCCGTTTCACCCTGTTCCTGCCGCGGGCCAAGGTCGCGCCGACGATGCCGGAGGCCGCGGACGAGCCGGAGCCGCTCGCCCCCGGCCACGGCGCCTGCGTCCTTCTGGTCGAGGACAACCGCGAGGTCGGCGCCTTCGCCACGCAGGCGCTGGCCGAACTCGGCTACGGCACCGTCTGGGCGATGGACGGCGATCAGGCTCTGGCCGAACTCGCCCGCACGCCCGACCGGTTCGACGTGGTGTTCACCGACGTGGTGATGCCCGGCATGAACGGCGTGGAACTCGCCCGCACGATCCTGGGACGCAAGCCCGACATGCCGATCGTGCTCTCCTCCGGCTACAGCCACGTGCTGGCCGAGGATGGGCACCACGGCTTCCCGCTGCTGCACAAGCCCTACTCGGTGGAGGATCTCTCGCGCATCCTGCGCCGGGCGATCCAGCGGCGCGGCACCCGGGCCAAGTAAGGCCAACCGGCGACGATCCCGGCTCGTCGCCGGTTGGCCG is from Methylorubrum populi and encodes:
- a CDS encoding PepSY domain-containing protein — encoded protein: MSRLLFRLLLLALPLALGAASPARSASDGERARQALERGEIRPLDAVLAAARAAVPGDVVALDLKRDDGRWLYKLRILGSDGRRRDVKIDARSLKLLDVDDDD
- a CDS encoding DUF3325 domain-containing protein; translated protein: MTPAVLAANLGFGFAALAALCLSLNRHHAEVFDRRAERAAVLRLRVFGWSAIAVSLAVAGLCEGWHFGAVQWIGALTGAGVALVLLLSFRPRYVAPAAVAALVAVAVPLAVLAAAA
- a CDS encoding thermonuclease family protein — translated: MSLTAAILLIYAACLVGTIASPPAPGERPADQIDDPPQRRPMGVLLVPLLALPAGAPALPARAAEMALRPVSGPATVIDGATLDIGGRRLRLHGIDAPDLDQTCFDAQERGYACGRAAAGALAARIGGASVTCEPRGPAADGAAIALCRLGADDLAAWMIGNGYAVADRSGAAYAAEDRRAWGRRLGLWSGVFEMPAERRRTRAARASL
- a CDS encoding iron transporter, with product MASRGGTTSLRDRAAVAGRVVLAAGGGYGVAALATALLSLTLPMARSEAVATATLLSFAVMAGTVVLVFATRTLARAFLTVAGTALVLGGLLWLAMRGFAP
- a CDS encoding response regulator transcription factor; amino-acid sequence: MRILVVEDEPRIAADIRGGLERAGYVAEIVGDGEAAWFRAETETYDAMVLDLGLPRLDGLGVLRRLRAADVALPVLILTARDGWRERVEGIDAGADDYLVKPFRMEELAARLRAILRRTAGHASAVLRAGAVELDTRTRAVSVAGRETDLTALEYRLLAFLLHRQGQVVPAGELLDHLHGSDSDREANALEALLTRLRRKLGPGIVETRRGHGYLVPADTPGVP
- a CDS encoding sulfite exporter TauE/SafE family protein, whose translation is MATNVGLAFLAGLLSVLSPCVLPLLPLVLAAAASEHRLGPAALAAGLALSFVAVGLFVATIGFAIGLDTDVFRTIAAILLALLGLVLLVPPAQTRLAVAAGPVGDWAERRFGGFSTAGLTGQFGVGLLLGAVWSPCVGPTLGAASLLAAQGRDLGQVAATMLLFGLGAALPLVLLGTLSREVLLRWRDRMVGLGRGFRAALGLILVVTGLTVALGYDRAIETALVSASPGWLTRLTTRL
- a CDS encoding PepSY-associated TM helix domain-containing protein; its protein translation is MKGSFRRSMAWLHTWSGLIVGWVLFSVFVTGTASYYRADISRWMRPELVRTEPMQGATQGPELAAAAERAVAYLGEHAAAARGWFIGLPRPDRPVLDLFWRTRPGEPPGHVMLDPRTGAEAAVRDTRGGDFLYRFHFELHMPPIWGRWVVGICAMIMLIALISGIVTHKRIFSDFFTFRRDKAPRRSFLDAHNVAGVLALPYHLMITYTGIVTLATLYMPWGVTAAYQGNVQAFFTEANWITAPRPPAGRPAVPAPVGPIVERALATVPETLERLAITNHGDANATVVAVFEEPRGLSHEHPQVAFDGVSGAVLEVRSGGLRPAAKTFTVMTGLHEGHFAGTALRLLFFLCGLMGCAMVATGLVLWSFARLPKPGEAPFFGLRLVQALNVGSVAGLPAAVATFFLANRLLPVDLAARGEWEIRAFFGAWIAVALAMLLRPQRRAWCEGFAAVAALCLAVAAADILTIPGHPLRRGGGDPLFAWFDVAMLMLASLFAVAARTVLRYEGPKRERGAKPAAAPLPASPARAPARHTEPTHA